A region of Moorena producens PAL-8-15-08-1 DNA encodes the following proteins:
- a CDS encoding GUN4 domain-containing protein, protein MSNDNYYPRQSVDYSKLQQLLSEGKWREADYETYVVMLEVVGRKEGDWIRPEEIKNFPTTDLLAIDKLWRKYSSDKFGFSIQNKIYIDNKQSVDKLSRQDSGIISNESVEFVKRVGWQMDSYKDLIFDITQAPLGHLPGCWAFRFFGFGWYLMSHKGI, encoded by the coding sequence CAAAGCTACAGCAGCTTCTTTCGGAAGGTAAGTGGAGAGAAGCCGACTATGAGACATACGTTGTAATGCTAGAAGTAGTTGGCCGTAAAGAGGGAGATTGGATCAGACCAGAAGAGATCAAAAACTTTCCCACTACTGACCTCTTAGCTATTGATAAATTATGGCGGAAATATAGTTCCGATAAATTTGGATTTAGTATCCAAAATAAAATTTATATTGATAATAAACAATCTGTAGACAAATTATCAAGACAAGACTCTGGAATCATATCTAATGAGTCTGTTGAGTTTGTCAAGCGTGTTGGTTGGCAGATGGATAGTTACAAAGATCTGATCTTTGACATTACTCAAGCACCATTAGGACATTTACCTGGATGCTGGGCGTTTCGATTTTTTGGTTTTGGTTGGTATCTGATGTCCCACAAGGGGATATAG
- a CDS encoding terpene synthase family protein: MDIIRRSDIPEFYCPIDVELNKYTELAEKHSLQWVEKFGLIPKGGTEYQGLRSAKAAWCVGYTNPNASADDLYLMSDWIMWFFTYDDVCDSSELGKNPNELSAMKNQLVDVLNGAEVTQQDNNFVQALQDIRQRLIQKTSKEWVERFAHDVDQQFQGYIWEATNCLDNITPDLSTYVKLRPYPLAIYPCLDLTWISKNIPANAKFLRHIYVQNMAVMASNYVGWTNDILGVNRELNEGNPHNIVLVLQQEYNLSLQDAVQQAVQMCNAEMKAFLYLESHLPSFGEAEDASLKDYINGLRSWMGGHFVWYSETRRYNL; this comes from the coding sequence ATGGATATAATTCGACGTTCAGACATTCCCGAATTTTATTGTCCAATAGATGTAGAACTCAATAAATATACCGAGTTGGCTGAGAAACATAGTTTGCAATGGGTAGAAAAATTTGGACTGATTCCAAAGGGAGGAACAGAGTACCAAGGTTTACGCTCTGCGAAAGCAGCTTGGTGCGTTGGCTATACTAATCCTAATGCCTCTGCTGATGATCTTTATCTAATGAGTGACTGGATAATGTGGTTTTTCACTTATGATGATGTCTGTGATTCTTCAGAGTTAGGGAAAAATCCCAATGAATTATCTGCCATGAAGAATCAGTTGGTGGATGTTTTAAACGGTGCTGAGGTCACTCAACAAGATAATAATTTTGTTCAAGCTTTACAAGACATTCGCCAACGCTTAATTCAAAAAACAAGTAAAGAATGGGTTGAGCGTTTTGCTCATGATGTAGACCAGCAATTCCAAGGATATATATGGGAAGCTACCAATTGCTTGGATAATATTACTCCAGATTTGTCTACCTATGTAAAATTACGTCCTTATCCGTTGGCCATATATCCCTGCTTGGATTTAACTTGGATTTCTAAGAATATTCCAGCCAATGCTAAATTCTTGAGACATATTTATGTCCAAAATATGGCCGTGATGGCAAGCAACTATGTGGGTTGGACAAATGACATACTTGGAGTCAATAGAGAATTGAATGAGGGCAATCCTCACAATATAGTCTTGGTACTCCAGCAAGAGTATAACCTCTCTTTGCAAGATGCTGTTCAACAAGCGGTTCAAATGTGCAATGCTGAGATGAAAGCATTTCTATACTTAGAGTCTCATCTTCCCTCATTCGGTGAAGCCGAAGATGCTAGTCTCAAAGACTATATTAATGGATTGCGTTCCTGGATGGGAGGCCATTTTGTTTGGTACTCCGAAACGAGACGCTATAACCTATAG
- a CDS encoding EF-hand domain-containing protein has translation MLTALQQRKLTTLFNNIDTDSGGTLNQNDFHLILNKLASSRGLKPNSWQYAYLRSILVSMWNNLSLADQNRDAEITLEEWFKYYDNLIHSDAYEPLIHLQCDVFFALLDEDDNGEISQQEYVDLVSAYGVDASWARENFCQLDLNSDGHISQEELFTLMDEFFRSDNPKSPGNYFWGSY, from the coding sequence ATGTTAACCGCATTACAACAAAGGAAATTAACAACATTATTCAATAATATCGATACCGATTCAGGTGGAACTCTCAACCAAAATGATTTTCATCTGATTTTGAATAAACTGGCTAGTTCACGAGGGCTAAAACCTAATTCTTGGCAATATGCCTATCTGCGTTCTATCTTGGTGTCCATGTGGAATAACTTGAGTTTGGCTGATCAAAACAGGGATGCAGAAATCACCCTTGAGGAATGGTTTAAGTATTACGACAATCTGATTCACTCAGATGCCTATGAACCCCTTATTCATTTGCAATGTGATGTCTTTTTTGCTTTACTTGATGAGGATGACAATGGAGAAATTAGTCAGCAAGAGTATGTAGATTTGGTAAGTGCTTATGGTGTTGATGCTAGTTGGGCAAGGGAAAATTTTTGCCAACTGGATTTGAATAGTGATGGACATATCTCTCAGGAAGAGCTTTTCACCTTGATGGATGAATTTTTCCGCAGTGATAACCCAAAATCTCCGGGAAATTACTTTTGGGGTTCCTATTAA